One Acidobacteriota bacterium DNA window includes the following coding sequences:
- a CDS encoding SDR family NAD(P)-dependent oxidoreductase, whose translation MDLKGRVAIVTGASRGIGRRIAIDLAAAGADVVVAAKTDRPHPKLPGTIHETAAEIERRGARALPVKVDVREAEALEDLVRRTLDAFGRVDIVINNAGALWWQPVLDTPARRFDLMIGVNVRAAFLLSRAAAAAMIDAGHGGHIVMMSPPLDTRPHPGVVGYTISKFGMTMAAIGMAEEFRSHRIAVNSLWPATMIESQATIGWGLGDRRQWRRPEIVSDATLALVRRDPAEVTGRQLIDEDFLRECGVTDFSRYRCDPDHEPPRIPFSALSETVWRRARKDRT comes from the coding sequence ATGGATCTCAAGGGCAGGGTGGCGATCGTGACCGGCGCGAGCCGCGGCATCGGCCGGCGGATCGCGATCGACCTCGCGGCCGCCGGGGCGGACGTGGTGGTCGCGGCGAAGACGGATCGACCGCACCCGAAGCTCCCGGGCACCATCCACGAGACGGCGGCCGAGATCGAGCGCCGGGGGGCGAGGGCGCTGCCGGTGAAGGTGGATGTCCGCGAGGCCGAAGCGCTCGAGGATCTCGTCCGGCGCACCCTCGACGCTTTCGGGCGGGTCGACATCGTGATCAACAATGCGGGTGCGCTGTGGTGGCAGCCGGTGCTCGACACGCCCGCGCGCCGCTTCGACCTGATGATCGGGGTCAACGTGCGCGCGGCCTTCCTGCTGTCGCGTGCGGCGGCGGCGGCGATGATCGATGCGGGGCACGGAGGTCACATCGTGATGATGTCTCCGCCCCTGGACACGCGCCCGCACCCGGGAGTCGTGGGCTACACGATCAGCAAGTTCGGCATGACGATGGCGGCGATCGGCATGGCCGAAGAGTTCCGTTCCCACCGGATCGCGGTGAACAGCCTGTGGCCCGCGACGATGATCGAGTCCCAGGCGACGATCGGCTGGGGCCTCGGTGATCGGCGCCAGTGGCGCCGGCCCGAGATCGTCAGCGATGCGACGCTGGCCCTCGTCCGCCGCGATCCGGCGGAGGTCACCGGACGCCAGCTGATCGACGAGGATTTCCTCCGAGAGTGCGGCGTCACCGACTTCTCCCGGTACCGCTGTGATCCGGACCACGAGCCGCCGCGCATCCCTTTCTCGGCCCTCTCGGAGACCGTGTGGAGGCGGGCCCGGAAGGACCGCACCTGA